The Streptomyces sp. NBC_00691 genome has a segment encoding these proteins:
- the dnaB gene encoding replicative DNA helicase gives MSIPEPMDDPWADSGPSDRLPTRTRGEGRGRGRGRDDQHERGGEGGGPWDGGLSGFERVPPQDLDAEQSVLGGMLLSKDAIADVVEIIKGNDFYKPAHETVYAAILDLYAKGEPADPITVGAELTKRGEITRVGGASYLHTLVQSVPTAANASYYAEIVHERAVLRRLVEAGTKITQMGYAADGDVDEIVNSAQAEIYAVTEQRTTEDYLPLGDIMEGALDEIEAIGSRSGEMTGVPTGFTDLDSLTNGLHPGQMIIIAARPAMGKSTLALDFARAASIKHNLPSVIFSLEMGRNEIAMRLLSAEARVALHHMRSGTMTDEDWTRLARRMPDVSQAPLYIDDSPNLSMMEIRAKCRRLKQRNGLKLVIIDYLQLMQSGGSKRQESRQQEVSDMSRNLKLLAKELELPVIALSQLNRGPEQRTDKKPMVSDLRESGSIEQDADMVILLHREDAYEKESPRAGEADIIVGKHRNGPTATITVAFQGHYSRFVDMAQT, from the coding sequence GTGAGCATTCCCGAGCCCATGGACGACCCTTGGGCCGACAGCGGACCGAGCGACCGACTGCCCACCCGCACCCGAGGCGAGGGGCGCGGTCGCGGCCGCGGGCGGGACGACCAGCACGAGCGGGGCGGCGAAGGCGGCGGGCCCTGGGACGGTGGCCTCTCCGGCTTCGAGCGGGTTCCCCCGCAGGACCTCGACGCCGAGCAGTCCGTCCTCGGCGGCATGCTGCTCTCCAAGGACGCCATCGCGGACGTCGTGGAGATCATCAAGGGCAACGACTTCTACAAGCCCGCTCACGAGACCGTCTACGCCGCGATCCTCGACCTGTACGCCAAGGGCGAGCCTGCCGACCCGATCACGGTCGGCGCCGAACTCACCAAGCGCGGCGAGATCACCCGGGTCGGCGGTGCCTCCTATCTGCACACCCTGGTCCAGTCGGTACCGACGGCGGCCAACGCCTCGTACTACGCGGAGATCGTCCACGAGCGGGCCGTCCTGCGCCGCCTCGTCGAGGCCGGCACCAAGATCACGCAGATGGGCTACGCGGCCGACGGAGACGTCGACGAGATCGTGAACTCGGCCCAGGCCGAGATCTACGCGGTCACCGAGCAGCGCACCACCGAGGACTATCTCCCGCTCGGCGACATCATGGAGGGGGCGCTCGACGAGATCGAGGCGATCGGCTCCCGCAGCGGTGAGATGACCGGTGTGCCCACCGGCTTCACCGACCTGGACTCGCTCACCAACGGTCTGCACCCCGGTCAGATGATCATCATCGCGGCGCGTCCCGCCATGGGTAAGTCGACCCTCGCCCTCGACTTCGCGCGGGCGGCGTCCATCAAGCACAACCTGCCCAGCGTCATCTTCTCCCTCGAAATGGGCCGCAACGAGATCGCGATGCGTCTGCTCTCGGCGGAGGCGCGGGTCGCCCTGCACCACATGCGCTCCGGCACGATGACCGACGAGGACTGGACCCGGCTCGCCCGCCGGATGCCGGACGTCTCCCAGGCCCCGCTCTACATCGACGACTCCCCGAACCTGTCGATGATGGAGATCCGGGCCAAGTGCCGTCGGCTCAAGCAGCGCAACGGCCTCAAGCTCGTCATCATCGATTATCTGCAGCTGATGCAGTCCGGTGGTTCGAAGCGGCAGGAGAGCCGCCAGCAAGAGGTCTCCGACATGTCGCGAAACCTGAAGCTCCTCGCCAAGGAGCTGGAGCTGCCGGTGATCGCGCTCTCCCAGCTGAACCGTGGACCCGAGCAGCGAACCGACAAGAAGCCGATGGTCTCCGACCTGCGCGAGTCCGGCTCGATCGAGCAGGACGCGGACATGGTCATCCTGCTGCACCGCGAGGACGCGTACGAGAAGGAGTCACCGCGAGCGGGCGAGGCCGACATCATCGTCGGCAAGCACCGTAACGGCCCCACGGCCACGATCACCGTGGCCTTCCAGGGCCACTACTCCCGCTTCGTGGACATGGCTCAGACCTGA
- a CDS encoding alpha/beta fold hydrolase gives MRGTGHIVRTNSVELCAETFGDPADPPLLLIHGAGHSMLAWDEQFVRRLAAGGRYVIRYDSRDAGRSTGYPAGEPPYDLRDLVADAAGLLDALRLPSAEIVGMSQGSAVAQLLALDHPDRVTSLALASSTPGGPGHDQPDLPPMTEALRAVFTTHAPVPDWNDRAAVVEWLVEGERPFAAPSRPFDTEAMRAWATRVVDHADDIAAQVTNPFLIDAGAPWRARLGTITAPTLVLHGAEDPLFPLEHGRALATEIPGARFLTMDRTGHEVFPRETWNEVVPALLGPLQIRPLNRG, from the coding sequence ATGCGAGGCACTGGACACATCGTCCGGACCAACAGCGTCGAACTGTGCGCGGAGACCTTCGGCGACCCCGCCGACCCGCCCCTCCTCCTCATCCACGGCGCCGGACACTCGATGCTCGCCTGGGACGAGCAGTTCGTCCGCCGCCTCGCCGCCGGCGGCAGGTACGTGATCCGCTACGACAGCCGGGACGCGGGCCGCTCCACCGGGTACCCCGCTGGCGAACCGCCGTACGACCTGCGCGACCTGGTCGCCGATGCCGCCGGGCTGCTCGACGCGCTCCGCCTGCCGTCCGCGGAGATCGTCGGCATGTCCCAGGGCTCCGCCGTCGCCCAGCTGCTCGCCCTCGACCACCCGGACCGGGTCACCTCGCTCGCCCTCGCGTCCTCCACGCCCGGAGGACCGGGCCACGACCAGCCCGATCTGCCGCCGATGACCGAAGCCCTGCGGGCGGTCTTCACCACACACGCGCCGGTGCCCGACTGGAACGACCGGGCCGCCGTCGTCGAATGGCTCGTCGAGGGCGAGCGTCCCTTCGCCGCCCCCTCACGCCCCTTCGATACCGAGGCCATGCGTGCCTGGGCGACGCGGGTCGTCGACCACGCGGACGACATTGCCGCGCAGGTCACCAACCCCTTCCTGATCGACGCCGGAGCACCCTGGCGGGCCCGCCTCGGCACGATCACGGCCCCGACACTCGTCCTGCACGGCGCCGAGGACCCGCTGTTCCCCCTGGAACACGGACGCGCCCTCGCCACCGAGATCCCCGGCGCCCGATTCCTCACCATGGACCGGACCGGCCACGAGGTGTTCCCCCGCGAGACCTGGAACGAAGTCGTTCCCGCACTCCTCGGCCCGCTCCAGATCCGCCCGTTGAACCGAGGATGA